The genomic region actatgttaatccgtgttcactttaacggggttcaattgtcattacaacccgtttggatgtaacaatgtataaattaaagataaaagacaaatgtgattgtgaacatgaacaaaaacaacacttttatttcatttcaaaatctaacatagacttggtacacgtttaagtcccatggacgccgtatgtccatcatgtttagcctgcgataaaagcttggtgagcggatcagctatgttgtcatccgtcccaaccttacaaatcgcaatttcctttctcttaatgaaatctcttattacatgatattttctaagtacatgtctagatctattactagacttcggctccttagcttggaagattgtcccactattatcacaatagagagtgatgggatcattggcggtaggtactactcttagaccttccgtgaattgcctgatccacacagcttccttggcgcaGCACGATCTTGCtatgtactcgacctccgttgttgaatcgaTGTtactgacttccttgaagcttctccaacggcaccaccaccattgagcatgaaaacgaaaccgacttgtgatttcatgtcatctctatctgtttgaaaacttgagtccgtgtatccattaacacgcagctcagtgtctcctccaaacactaggatagaatccttagttcttctcaagtacttaaggatgttcttgacggcaatccagtgactctcacctggatttccttgatatctactcgtcatgcttaaagcatacgagacatcaggacgtgtgcatatcatggcatacatgattgatccaacagcggaagcataagggatcgtctccatgcgttcaacatcatggggttcggagggagattgagtcttgctcaatatcgtcccggttaccataggtaccaatccccttttggatttgtccatgctgaaccgtcgaagaatcttatcaatataagactcttgacttagtgccaatatcctcttggatctatctctatggatccggatacctaatatgcgttgtgcttctcctaaatccttcatttggaagtggttacctaaccacttcttaacagaagacaacattggaatatcatttccaatgagtagtatgtcatcgacatacaagattaggaacacaacattgctcccactgaatttcatgtataaacatggttcctcaacacttcgagtgaaaccattctcttttatcacatgattaaatcgatgattccaacttctagatgcttgcttaagaccataaatggatctctttagcttgcacactttgttaggatttttagaatcaacaaaaccttcgggttgtatcatgtacacctcctcttctaaatgcccatttagaaaagcggttttgacatccatttgccatatttcataatcatgaaatgcggcaattgctAACAAAAtctgtatggatcttagcatggctacgggggcgaaggtctcatcataatggagaccttggacttgggtaaatccttttgccactagcctagctttgtagacatcgtcatgtccttctatgccattcttaattttgaatatccatttgcattgaaggggtcttgcccctttaggcaaatctaccaagtcccaaacttggttttcatgcagagaatccatttcggacttcatggcttcaagccataaggaggaattaggactagagattgcggttttgtaggtagcgggctcgtcactttccataagcaacacatcaagtgttccatcttcctcgataagtcccacatatcgatcgggatggcgaattactcgacccgtTCTTCTTattggaggaggtacaaccgcattggacgacgaaggaacatcttcttgcgtctctttctcggtttgtggctcttgaacttcttcaagttcaaaatttctcccactctgtctcttagaaatgaattgactttctaagaagacagcctcgcaagacacaaacactttgttatcttgaggtttgtagaagtagtaccCTCGAGAATCCGAgaggtaacctacaaaggtgcatttttcggatcatggggcaagcttgttgtcattcttagttttgacgtaagcatcacatcccgaaattctcatataggatatattgggaacttttcccgtccacatctcatatggagtcttttcggtggatttagtgggactattgttcaaagatctaattgcggtttgaatcacaaatccccaaaacgagttcggtaactcggtttgactcatcatggatcaaaccatatcaagtagggttcgatttctcctttcggcaacaccatttaattgtggtgttccaggtggagaaagttgtgatataataccacaatctttcaagtgtgaatcgaatttaaggctaagatattccccaccacgatcggaacgtagtgcttttacctttttgttcaattggttctctactctgttttgaaattccttgaatttctcaaacgcttcactcttatgtttcattaaatagacatacccatgtctacttaagtcgtcggtgaaggttataaagtagtcataatttccacgagcggtgatactcattggtccatatacatcggtgtgtatgagtcccaatagctcactagctcgtgtccctttaccactaaaaggattacgagtcattttgccaagttggaaatattcgcatgtaccatatgattgataatcaaatggtgtaatcacattagtcgaaattaatcttttgatgcgattctcgtttatgtgacctaattgacaatgccaaatgaacgcttcacttgggtcacttgatttgagtttctctgattgaatgttgtagatattattagtcggatttgaggtctctaaaatgtaaatgccattgatagaggaagcttggcctataaccaagtcgttcctagaaatagtacaacgattgttcttaatgacaaaacaaaaaccgtccatgtctagcatggcgattgaaataatgtttttagagagtgtaggcacataaaaacaattatgtaaatacaactcaaatccattaggcaaagctaaaacataagttcctttggattcggccgctacccgagctccatttccaaggcgtagatccacatctcccttgctatgcctcttcacgtctcttaaaccctgtaaatgattacaaaggtgagaaccacaaccggtatctagtacccatgtcgtagtggaagtataatttatatcaataacataaatttccttacgaattttaccttttggagtgatgattccttcccttatatttcgcaaatatacgggacaattcctaaaccaatgtcccatgccatagcaataatggcactcatcattaacttgcttgaagtttttgattttctttcccttcttcttgaaccttttgccctttgaagcaagaacttgattgcttgagctcccactagttttggcatctttatcttccagagacaaagaccctatagattgtatgaggtagtcttcctgagacggactcacacgaggtctagtagtagtaggtggtttagaagaagtgatgaagttaaggtttccatccgaacctatcccaaaatgaagttctctagtagtgtcgaaatcattgttggagcaaatgtcgtcaagaacattgtggtaagactcaatagttatcggtgcggtagcgtttgatggattcattgtaatgaactacaaatatggaggaaaaggaaatattaacatttgtctttttaaatcatacttgtaaaatattaacaagatatgaacatttatatagtgacctctacccaactatcataaatgattccaagatccaaattcatattaacttgggcacggtatggccgatgaaacccttatcaatataactcggtggattaacgttttaatcgattctacttttagaactcttggtcgataaaattactctaataattatctatagcccaaaacacatccgacaagggcacgatatggccgatgaaacccttatcgaaaaacttttgttgagttcaatccaaatttcgaataaatgtgtccatgatccaaatctacatcaacttgggcacggtatggccgatgaaaccctcattaacatgaactcggtggattaacattcatcacccacttcccctacgtaacaaggtttgtaccccggtagggccgagtgcactccctcgcgaaataggttttcatggtttctactatttggtaaggctatgtctcaattaattgttttagcgagaggtcatgacaatttattatctatcacgttttaagtgaactaaagcggtgaactacgataattctaattgacacggtcgataaactcgatgaaagaagatgcatgttttagttatggcgatttagcgatgcatgtgacatataaataaaatgcaaacataaaataaatcctagtatggccttcctaaaatagaaaaaactattaactattacatattcggaaaccaactccattggtcccttgaacttcggttgtggcacgtatctcgaggtaacaccgtctttatgtatcgccatcttgaagaaatccgtctttgggaactccgagataaataaaattacatagcaaattacataatttcctattatacatttgtaactaagataaaataaaataaatctattaaattacaaaacggtgatacgagatcacaaaaaaaaaattacaaccgaatcgatattcccatatatttcgggaaataccaattaaaactaaggccatactaagtaaaattacataattcaaaaattacataaattaaattatgacaatcataaagaaaatgcagcattataatatgtatgaacatgctcaattttaatgctaaatcgcctttaattagccaatatcgtatattactcggtttttacggatttgcgtgatttcaacattttttaatcacaaaaattacataaattcatatttattcatgagttaattaccctaacctcttaggactaaaaatttagtcttcactaattatttgaccataattaactcatatttctaaatttggaaattaatggaccaaaaattacaaaaataagctataaacttcaaataaatcacaaaatttcaaataaatttgaaatttgaaatttaaactcatgaacattctggaaaaaataccatgacactcataatgttcaaaacttaggttaaaaatttcgaaatttttccggaaaaacaatgttgcggtttatcggttttaactaaaataatcataaaaacatgtgaaaaattatatacatcaacttttcaattttagatctgaaaaagataataaaatgcaacatatgatgtttttctttagtcatagagtatgttttattaatattacactaataaagtcactattcatgctatttttcttcaaaaatccataaatcatgcaaaaagacttcactatagcctattattttacatacatcttataaaattgtatgtgacaacatactaaatttatatgaccagattcgaaatttatctcatattaacctatttttcacctaaatccgaatttaataatgaaaaatccatttttcgagcataataagtccaaaaattatgaaactttacaggttatctcaaaataatatatgtgacaacatatccaaaaatcactggaaaattcgaagtttagctatttttagtccgaaaatgacatttttactcataaaatcatatttaaatgccattattgtataatatgaacaataaaaatccgtaaataaaccaaaatatcctaaaaacattttaggaccagaaattttaacatgcataaattaatttcgtgatatatcataataacacaaaatattcaagttttatatgttattcttataactcggaaaaacttttaaccgatttgcatgcaaacaaccatggctcttgataccgattgaaggaaaagtagatctatatactaacatattcatatatatgttccattttaatttgtcataaaattaacaagtgatcttatgcatgcaaactatttaacaaaataaagaagaaatcatccttacattggaatttcggttcatatgggcacaaaagagatcttcttctctttttatcttgacctttccttttggatgaacaaagacccaagtgtaggatctctcccaaggaattatacccaaggctaactcttaattaaaatcaatattataaatactagtacaatattaattttgtaagaaaattgacccaaaataattttgattTTGTCTCCTAAATCCGGGTAGGAGATAGAGGAAGGAAgggaaaatatttttatctctctaaaaatatttttgatgatatgaatgaatgaataattatctcACACACATGTATATGGTGAATAATAAAatttaagcaaaagaacccttgttcttttctaggtgaaaccgggtaggagggtggaggaaggccaatgcatgagcttggtgctcttccacaagacacactaggtatgcatgcctagttgtagaaaaatgattacatcttccactaattttaattaacattataagaatatgttaattacacccaatatttcggtccatatggataacatggaatccattttatttttgtcaattgtcaatatgtcacatggcatatgttgcataaatttgttgtgcatttttaaaatattaaaaatcaacgtattattaaaaatacgtcacatacaaaaatcgacttagtaattcataattacttgtaccaaaatattttaccaatttataaatcacaacaatttgtatttataataattcattcaaatttaattgtttccttaaacaataatttcatctgagtaatgatacaattcgattactcagaccgtatctcattttaatcaatttcaatgtgatacgtaaattttacttccaaaatcgtccgtcaattttcaagtaatttaattaactcgtaacattatacgattaattaaatgatcaattaagagtgttgccctatagatatgacctaggggatcaactgatcaccaccgtcgcacgacagtaatgtcaaactctagtcagccaatcattaccgatatatgttgaccagttgatagtaaaaatacttcccaattgtattctttaaaatgagatttaaacatgtgatcatcatgatcccattattgtcggaggacacatattccaacataccCCACCATGTAATCTCTAAGCTTTTTATTTTCAACTAGTTTTATTACCCGTGAAAATTACGGGGTTTGTTTGTTCACTATGTAAGGGGTACAAATTTTAGATACGGCAAAATAACCTTGAATCTAAAGTTTCGATAATATCCTAATTTCAATATGATTGAAGACATGAAATGCGTAGCCTTAATCATCTTGTACCGAATCAAAATTAGACCAATTTCACCATACCCTAAAACATAAAGTTGAATGAATTTAAATCGACTCAGAATTGAACATCTTTGTCTCTTTGATTTAAACTAAAGTATCAATACTGGTTAAACTAAAGTTTAGAATGAATTTAaactaaaaataaacaaatttaCGACTAACCTAACAATCCTACCGCATTACATTACGAAGTATAAATTCAGCTTgacttattttttttttgcaagaataaCAAGCCATATATATTCTCCCATACAGGGAATAAGAAGGCCAAATCTTACAAAGGAGAACCACTGTAAATGCCTATATCAAGCATTCAAAGAAGCTATTATCTCACCCTCATTTGAAGGATGAGTTACATACAATAATCTTACGCTAACAACATATTGGATGTTTTTAACAATATAATCAACATCATGCTCCAACCTTGAAAAATTCCAATGTTCCTCTCCTCCCATATACTGTAAATAGTTGCTCCCAAAAACCTAAAAAACCACTTAGCTTTCCAATGCTTAGGAACCCTTCTACCTGCTATCCAGTGAACTTCCTTACTCAACTTAGAAGTTCTGTGATGAATTCTCATCCAGGTCATTATCCGTTGCCATATAACAACAGAGAAATTGCATCTGAAAAACAAATGCTTATGCATCTCATTATCTGCCTTGCACAGTATACACCTGTTCACCAGTGGTATTCCCATGATATGCAGCTGATCAACAGTAGCCAATTTCTGCTGCATTGCTAACACTAGAAAGACACTGTGCTTTGGTAATACTGCTCGATTCCAAACTGCTTTGCCCCAACTAATATTACTACCCTTCCTACGAAACTGGTCATAGAGTAAATGAAGTTGAAGGCATCCCTTCTTAACACAACCATGTAGTAATGCTTCCACATTAGCTCCACTACCTGCCATTTTCTTAGAGTTCATCCCTTACCTGCAATATACTCCTCCAACTTTCAGAATGAGTACTCTTTTTCTGAAGTGTCCAAAAATCTCCTGACTTAATGTTATAAGTGTAATTCCAGGTGGTCCATGAACTATCAGAGTGTTTAACAATCTCCCAAATCCATTTGCAGATGATGATTCTGTTCCAAGCTAAGATCTCCTTTATATTAAAGCCTCCTTCCTGATAAGGGGTACAACAAGAGTCTCAACTTTTCATGATCAGCTTCATGTGACTTTCCTCAGAATTTCGAAGAAATCTCCTGCAGAACTTAGTAATAAGCTTGAGTACTCCTTTTGGTATCAACAAAGTAGAGCACCAAAATTGTTCCAATCCAAAAACGACAGAGTTCAAGAGACCGATTTTCCCCGCATAGGAAAGTTTGTAAGTAGACCAATGATTCAATGCCCTCTTAACTTTGGTGATAAGATCAGCAAACGTTGCCTTATTCAGTTTCCTTTCATTCAGAGGTACTACAAGGTATCTAAAGGGGAACTCTACTTCAATATAACAAGTTGCTCTAAAAATTTTATGCTTAATACCCTCTCTGATGCCACCCATGTAAATATTTGTTTTTTCTGTATTAGCATGTAATCCAGACAGCCTAGCAAAAGAAGCCAATGATGAAGTAATAACCTTAACAGATGAGGTGTTTCCTCTAACAAATAACATCAGATCATTTGCAAACATTAAGTGATTGAGACCCAAATTCCCACACTTAGGATGGTATGAGACCTGATGCTGCTTGTGAATTCCTCTTATGACCCTAGATAAGATTTCCATGCTCATGACAAATAGAAATGGGGATAGAGGGTCACCTTGCCTTAAACCACTAGCTCctttaaaaaaaatcaatatgATCTCCATTTACTTTCAAACTGAACCAAGTAGAGGTAATACTTCCTATAATCCACCTCTGAAATTGCTCAGGAAAGTGGAAATGCTGCAACATTTTACCTATGAATTTCCATTGAAGAGAATCAAAGGCTTTTTTGATGTCAACCTTAATTAAGCATCTAGGAAAAACTCCTTGCTGTCCATATCCTTTTATCAAAGATTGAGTCAGCATAATATTTTCAAATATACTCCTCCCTGTA from Silene latifolia isolate original U9 population chromosome 3, ASM4854445v1, whole genome shotgun sequence harbors:
- the LOC141648707 gene encoding uncharacterized protein LOC141648707: MAGSGANVEALLHGCVKKGCLQLHLLYDQFRRKGSNISWGKAVWNRAVLPKHSVFLVLAMQQKLATVDQLHIMGIPLVNRCILCKADNEMHKHLFFRCNFSVVIWQRIMTWMRIHHRTSKLSKEVHWIAGRRVPKHWKAKWFFRFLGATIYSIWEERNIGIFQGWSMMLIILLKTSNMLLA